CTGATGCACACGCAGGTCAGAGTGCTCGAAACTTAGTATCTCATCAGCATCCTTAAAGAATACAGAATATTTATCGTTTTTACGAACTTTGGAAATCACACCTACCCACCAAACATCATCATACAGAGCATCAACTTGTTCACGAACTTCAAAACGGTCAACTATTCCGATATCAGGTGGGTATGGCCTTAACTGCTGACTATCCACCTCTTCTCTTAGGAGCTTCGTATCTTCCTTATCATCATATATGTTTTGATACTCAATCAGATACTTTCCATTGTTCAAGTCTTTGACCACTGTTGCAGTAAACCAAGCACCTTCAAAACCTTCATCATTGCTACGGACTTCAATAAGTGTTCCAGGGCTAAAATTATGTTCGAAATTTTCAGATGGCATTGAATCATTCTGCATCTAATGGTAGAGACATAAAGTTAAGTACCAGGTCTTTCTCATTAGAAAAAAGCTGAACAATCATTGCTTTTGAGAGTCACAAAGAGGATGAAGTCCTAAAATGATTCTTCTTTTCataattaaaaagaaaagggCAAAGCAAACATTTTTTGATTGCATAGAACATAAGTGTCAAAAACTATAGCACTTTAAGCCTCACCACTGGAGCAATCTTCAATTTCTCAAGAAAGCTTTAGTAGGAAAGGGACAACTGTCGAAAAAGTGGACATAAGACTAAAACATCATTACATACACAACGAGCTCTGaacttgtgcatatttgcagTCATATCTATATTTTGATCTTGTAATGCTGCAAGTTTGTTTATACTTTATGAAATGTAAGAACAAGTGGGAAACAGAGCAATCTAGTCTTGAAATGGAAAAAAGGAAAAACATTATAATAGGAAGCGCTCTGAAactataattttgaaaattactgATCAACCATCTATTCTTATATTTTTTGTAAGTAATGGACAAATAATAACGAGTTTGTAAGTTTGAGAAAAAGACATTCTTACGTAGAAGCCCTCGATCATTTACATAGACGGTTTTACTTACAGTCCTTGTGATACCAATACACAATGCACAAACGTTGACTCATTAATATAGGTTGTCATCCAGCAAGTTTGATTTCTGCGCAGAGAAAATTTGAGCACAAGATTCCACTAGTAAAAGACAACATGAAACGTCGCATTCGATATCCGATCATAACTCTCATAAAATATGAAACAAGTGATGCTTGAGCCACTGGAAAGCTGAGAAAGAGGATAACAGTTATATCTACTCCTTGTTTATTTTCATTATGTCTCTGCTTTGCTAGAAACTTGAGCTCATGATTCAATTTCATAAAATCACTTATGAAACGTATTCACATTTGAGCATAACTAAACAAGTGATtcctgaaattggaaggctaagCGATTTGGGCTACAACCTACACGTTGACCACCTATAGAAATTCTAATAATCTCCAGCACTGGAGAATGCGAATTGCAAGGTGCTGGATGTTGCAAGCACAAGATATATGCCGGCCGGGTTAATAACTTTGTCAGTCTTATGATAGCAGAAAGATCCTTCGACTTGTAGCTCAAGGAACTTGAGACAAAGCTAGACAAATTTAGAAAATGTTGGACCTAACAGATTCATGCAACAGAGATCATATAAGATGGACAAAACGGGGTTTACTCATAAACAAGTCCAATTGATGGAGAAGGTTTTCCTGTAAAAGAAGTATTCAGTGCCTAAGAGGAGATCTTTCAAGTCGAGAAGACACTGAGATCAGGATAAGGAAGTGAAAGTAACATTGTCAAGGATCAtgataatgatttttttatctATAGCGTAAGCAAGTTAAGGTGCCTTACAAGTATACAAACTGAGAACGAATAGAATCCTTCATAATTCTTGGTTgacttattttatttatatctcATTTTATTAATCTAAATTTATAACAGATACATAAGGCCCCAAGCAAAGTCTAGACAGAAAAATAGAATCTCAAAAGATCAAAATATCCATGTGACAGAAGTTCAAAAGGTGAAAAACTCAAAATGTGACCTTGCTGGAAAGCAGCTCCGGCAGATGGTGATATATTGGCTGGCGAGGGATTTTCGTAGCTGTTGCTCAGGTTTTTATGCAAGAAAAATTGAGAAATTGGTAATAACCCAAGAAGAAAAAGTACTTTTCTTATAAACATGGGTTAGGAAACCAGTTGATAAGGGCATAGACTAATAAATAATAAAccaaagagagaaaaatggttgtggaaatacctaatttcaaaaTGGAGCAGTATAATAATCAAGACTCCTTACAATTCATCTTGAGTCTGGAGcccaatttttcaattttttattgatGGAGGTAGAGCACATTGCACATAATTGTGTTAACTCTACTCTAGTTGAGAAACTTGATTTGACCATCGCCTTCACTAGACAAGCTCGAGTTTAAATGGACCATTGAAACTCTCCGGTATGCTAGCTATTGGCGTGCAAGATCACTTGCTGGTGACTGTAGAATTGGGAACACAAAGACTATTGCAGCTAGATGGATTTTCACATCACAACAATGTGGATTCAATTGGTGTGGAAGTTGCATAATGAGATAGAAACGATGCCTGATTCCTGCTATTTACTTCATTTCTATGCTTGGACTCCGGTAAAGTGCCAGCGAAATGTTTTACTTCAAATGTTAGATCAAAATTTGCACACAATGGCAAGGGTGTCCGTGAGAAAGGACTGATTAGGAGTGTTCTGTCACATTCCATTGTCCCTATTTCACGTTCAACCTTGAGCACAAAGTGGTCTCGAAGGGGGTGGAATCGATCCGGATATATTAAAaccaaaaattataatatagtgATAGCAAGAATAGTTTTTGGCATGTTATTGAAATTAGGTAAATTTTAGTAGTTTGTCGTAAGGCTAGATAATACACCTATATTATTGTAGCATTTCAGGGAATGAATATCAGATCACTTCTCTTTTCCCATGTTTCTCCTCTCCTCTCAGTTTCTACTTCATTTCACCCCTTTCTTCTGATTTCCGATTCCCAGCCTTCCCTAATTCTCAAAAATTTCTGGCACTCAATCTACATCGGATCAAATCATGATAGCAAACTAAAGCAGAAAGCGAAAATATAAAACCAACGTACCTGATTACATCGTGGTGGCTCATCATCACTAGCTTGTCCCAGTGGCGGAACCCACTTCCCGTACACCCATTCCCGGTGCAGCCTCAGTTCGCGCGCCCTGAAATGCAACTGCTCCTTCGTGCTCCGGAAAAACACCGCAAATTTGTCATCCCCCAACAATTCCGTGACAATCCCCTCCCACCACCCGTCATTGTACCATGCATCCACCTCTTCGCTGAACTTGAATTTTAGGCGTTTCTCCGGTGGAGGCGCCGGCCTCACCTGCACCAGCCCCACCTCCTCCCTCAGCCGTTGCGAGGTTGATTCGCTTTTCATCAAAGTCTTGTACTCCACCAGCACTTTCTTGCTCTTGTCATTTTGCGGCGGCCTCACAACAGTGCCCGCGTACCAAGAACCACGAAATCCCACGTCGTCGCTGCTGATCTCGATTTCAGCTCCTTTCTTGACATACCGGGATATGATGTCGCTGGACATATGGGAACTGGGTGCCCAATTGGATCGATTTTCTTCAGAAATTGTTGAATGGGAGATGAAACGAAATGGGCAGGCTGGAAAATTGGCGGGACAGGTGTATTTAGGTCGTTCTTATATGTAAATGCCGGGCTGATGAGGATTTTGAAGTTTTGTATGTTTGGTCAATTTCAATCAAACGAGATTGTAATTTAAAGAGATTGGTTAACGATTTTGTCAAAAAGTTTTAATGTACACGAACAAAATTgtaatttatgtttttatggtagat
This region of Primulina eburnea isolate SZY01 chromosome 14, ASM2296580v1, whole genome shotgun sequence genomic DNA includes:
- the LOC140812642 gene encoding protein AGENET DOMAIN (AGD)-CONTAINING P1-like isoform X2 translates to MSSDIISRYVKKGAEIEISSDDVGFRGSWYAGTVVRPPQNDKSKKVLVEYKTLMKSESTSQRLREEVGLVQVRPAPPPEKRLKFKFSEEVDAWYNDGWWEGIVTELLGDDKFAVFFRSTKEQLHFRARELRLHREWVYGKWVPPLGQASDDEPPRCNQNDSMPSENFEHNFSPGTLIEVRSNDEGFEGAWFTATVVKDLNNGKYLIEYQNIYDDKEDTKLLREEVDSQQLRPYPPDIGIVDRFEVREQVDALYDDVWWVGVISKVRKNDKYSVFFKDADEILSFEHSDLRVHQEWINGKWVIPPKVLEL
- the LOC140812642 gene encoding protein AGENET DOMAIN (AGD)-CONTAINING P1-like isoform X1; protein product: MSSDIISRYVKKGAEIEISSDDVGFRGSWYAGTVVRPPQNDKSKKVLVEYKTLMKSESTSQRLREEVGLVQVRPAPPPEKRLKFKFSEEVDAWYNDGWWEGIVTELLGDDKFAVFFRSTKEQLHFRARELRLHREWVYGKWVPPLGQASDDEPPRCNQMQNDSMPSENFEHNFSPGTLIEVRSNDEGFEGAWFTATVVKDLNNGKYLIEYQNIYDDKEDTKLLREEVDSQQLRPYPPDIGIVDRFEVREQVDALYDDVWWVGVISKVRKNDKYSVFFKDADEILSFEHSDLRVHQEWINGKWVIPPKVLEL